Proteins from a genomic interval of Natranaerobius trueperi:
- the aroF gene encoding 3-deoxy-7-phosphoheptulonate synthase, with protein sequence MIIIINKESITDNEIEQVTLRLKNLGFNSHVSNGQSRIVIGAIGENKKDAQKALEALPYVEKIVPISKPFKLVSREFKSHDTKVAIEDLTIGENTFSIMAGPCAVENKNSLKEVAKGIKQAGGKILRGGVFKPRTSPYSFQGLGEEGLKILYEAAKENELKIVTEVMDPRQIDLVSKYANILQIGARNMQNYELLKEVGNSNKPVVLKRGMSSTVEEWLMAAEYILVRDNYQVILCERGIRTFETSTRNTLDLAAVSLVKELTHLPVIVDPSHGTGKWKLVSPMSKAALAAGADGVMVEVHQSPEEACSDGLQSLTIENFTKLTQNLQALAPHFNKRMVTN encoded by the coding sequence ATGATTATTATAATTAATAAAGAAAGTATAACTGATAATGAAATCGAGCAAGTAACTCTTAGACTAAAAAATTTAGGATTTAACAGTCATGTTTCTAACGGTCAATCAAGAATTGTAATTGGTGCTATAGGTGAAAATAAGAAAGATGCTCAGAAAGCTTTAGAGGCTTTACCCTATGTAGAAAAAATTGTTCCTATAAGCAAACCTTTCAAACTAGTATCACGTGAGTTCAAAAGTCATGATACAAAAGTAGCCATCGAGGATCTCACTATAGGTGAAAATACTTTTTCTATCATGGCAGGCCCTTGTGCTGTAGAAAATAAAAATAGTTTAAAAGAAGTTGCTAAAGGAATTAAACAAGCTGGTGGAAAAATATTAAGAGGAGGTGTTTTTAAGCCTAGAACCTCCCCATATAGCTTTCAAGGGTTAGGTGAAGAAGGTTTGAAAATCCTTTATGAAGCAGCTAAAGAAAATGAACTTAAAATTGTAACCGAAGTAATGGATCCTAGACAAATTGATTTAGTTAGTAAATATGCTAATATCTTGCAAATTGGCGCTAGAAATATGCAAAACTATGAGCTATTAAAGGAAGTCGGTAATTCTAATAAGCCAGTAGTTTTAAAACGAGGCATGTCTTCTACTGTAGAGGAATGGCTAATGGCAGCAGAATATATACTTGTCCGTGATAATTATCAAGTCATCCTTTGTGAACGTGGTATTAGAACCTTTGAGACCTCAACTAGAAACACCCTAGATCTAGCTGCTGTTTCACTAGTTAAAGAACTAACTCATTTACCTGTAATAGTCGACCCAAGTCACGGAACAGGTAAATGGAAATTAGTATCCCCTATGAGCAAAGCAGCTTTAGCAGCAGGAGCAGATGGTGTAATGGTTGAAGTTCATCAATCACCAGAAGAAGCTTGTTCCGATGGCTTGCAATCGTTAACAATTGAAAACTTCACTAAACTAACTCAAAACTTACAAGCTTTAGCGCCACATTTTAATAAAAGAATGGTAACAAATTGA
- a CDS encoding glycine betaine ABC transporter substrate-binding protein yields the protein MRYYNYFRPGSEPALNTSLADAYESGEAWVGYNWEPTWVMGRYDLTLLKEPEFNEQNYYEGGYTTEIPSMEVTISVNQSLDDRAPEVTEFLSNYETSSEITSEVLAYMEENDVDEREAAKYFFDEY from the coding sequence ATTAGATATTATAACTATTTTAGGCCAGGTTCTGAGCCAGCATTAAATACTTCTTTAGCTGATGCTTACGAAAGTGGAGAAGCTTGGGTAGGATATAATTGGGAACCTACGTGGGTTATGGGTCGATATGATCTTACTTTATTAAAAGAACCGGAGTTTAATGAACAGAATTACTACGAAGGTGGTTATACAACAGAAATTCCGTCTATGGAAGTAACTATATCTGTAAATCAATCTCTTGATGACAGGGCCCCTGAAGTAACTGAATTCTTAAGTAACTATGAAACAAGTAGTGAGATTACTAGTGAAGTATTAGCCTATATGGAAGAAAACGATGTAGATGAAAGAGAAGCTGCTAAATACTTTTTCGACGAATATTAA
- a CDS encoding bifunctional nuclease family protein: MLLSDLEESKILPIVVGSFEAQGIISALKGQEYQRPMTYDLIKTLCETLDGEIVEIFINDVKDDIFYARIHMLDHNDEFVEIDARPSDAIALALRFDAPIFINFQLIEFTCDYEDLIDEQK; the protein is encoded by the coding sequence GTGTTATTATCTGATCTAGAAGAATCCAAGATATTACCAATCGTAGTTGGATCTTTTGAAGCACAAGGAATAATTTCAGCTCTAAAGGGTCAAGAATATCAACGACCTATGACATATGATTTAATAAAAACCTTGTGTGAGACTTTAGATGGTGAGATTGTAGAGATATTTATCAATGATGTTAAAGATGATATATTTTATGCAAGAATTCATATGTTAGATCACAATGATGAGTTTGTTGAGATAGATGCACGACCAAGTGATGCTATAGCTTTAGCATTAAGGTTTGATGCACCAATTTTTATTAATTTCCAGTTAATTGAATTCACATGTGATTACGAAGATTTAATAGACGAGCAAAAATAA
- a CDS encoding N-acetylmuramoyl-L-alanine amidase — protein MEKPQIIKKELNMNLNFMSDLKREDIKFLIIHHTGVSLDQRVETINNFHKNDRGWAGIGYHFYIRQNGSIYRGRPITKQGVHTSSVNSKSLAVCLAGNFNSNKPEEFPDQKEALIDLLAWLSHEFPNTTLEKNREFNNTSCPGDNFNIHQIREEVESRINEKKDLPNISRRINGKFDGEDFKGTAYLIESRVYIPVRVLEDYFDVTVSWNRETQEFQIDKR, from the coding sequence ATGGAAAAACCACAAATTATTAAAAAAGAACTAAATATGAACTTAAATTTTATGAGTGATTTAAAACGAGAAGATATTAAATTTTTAATAATTCATCATACAGGGGTTTCGTTAGATCAGCGAGTAGAAACAATTAATAATTTTCATAAAAATGATCGAGGTTGGGCAGGGATAGGTTATCATTTTTATATTAGACAAAATGGTAGTATCTACCGGGGAAGGCCAATAACTAAACAAGGTGTTCACACATCTAGTGTAAATTCTAAATCATTGGCTGTTTGTTTAGCGGGTAATTTTAATAGTAATAAACCTGAAGAATTTCCAGACCAAAAAGAAGCCCTTATTGATTTATTAGCTTGGTTGAGTCATGAATTCCCAAATACTACTTTAGAAAAAAATAGGGAATTTAATAATACTTCATGTCCGGGAGATAATTTCAATATACATCAAATAAGAGAAGAAGTAGAAAGCAGGATTAATGAAAAAAAAGATCTACCTAATATTTCAAGAAGAATTAACGGAAAGTTTGATGGTGAAGATTTTAAGGGTACTGCATACTTAATTGAAAGTCGTGTATATATTCCTGTTAGAGTATTAGAAGACTACTTTGATGTAACGGTCTCATGGAACAGAGAAACACAAGAATTTCAGATTGATAAAAGGTAA
- a CDS encoding SurA N-terminal domain-containing protein, whose product MRRFSMLFKKISLLALAILMVVSLVGCGEEDEEVVATVNGEELLRKDFEGVLNHTKEMYEMYGMEIDEDDDEMMEMIEEQAINELITETLLLQEAENEGITVDEEVVEQQIEAIEEEFETEEEMEEMLAMANLDADDLENEIRDSIKIEELVDTLVDEDELEVTDEELEEIYEEQMAMQQGQEGIDEEELPELEEMKPQLEEMAKQQKMQKRTGTVIEELREDSDIEILL is encoded by the coding sequence ATTAGGAGGTTTTCGATGCTATTCAAAAAGATTTCATTATTAGCTTTAGCCATTTTAATGGTAGTTTCACTAGTGGGTTGCGGTGAAGAAGATGAGGAAGTCGTAGCAACAGTAAACGGAGAGGAACTTTTAAGAAAAGACTTTGAGGGTGTCTTGAATCATACAAAAGAAATGTATGAGATGTACGGCATGGAAATTGATGAAGATGATGACGAAATGATGGAAATGATTGAAGAACAAGCTATCAACGAATTGATTACTGAAACTTTACTTCTTCAGGAAGCTGAAAACGAAGGTATTACTGTAGATGAAGAAGTAGTTGAACAACAAATTGAAGCTATAGAAGAAGAATTTGAAACAGAAGAGGAAATGGAAGAAATGTTAGCTATGGCTAATCTAGATGCTGATGATTTGGAAAATGAAATTAGAGATTCTATTAAGATAGAAGAACTAGTAGATACATTAGTTGATGAAGATGAGCTTGAAGTTACTGATGAAGAGTTAGAAGAAATATATGAAGAACAAATGGCTATGCAACAAGGGCAAGAGGGAATTGATGAAGAAGAACTTCCTGAACTTGAAGAAATGAAGCCACAGTTAGAAGAAATGGCTAAACAACAAAAAATGCAGAAAAGAACAGGTACAGTTATTGAAGAATTAAGAGAAGATAGTGATATTGAAATTTTACTTTAA